From a single Triplophysa rosa linkage group LG1, Trosa_1v2, whole genome shotgun sequence genomic region:
- the LOC130560067 gene encoding tRNA methyltransferase 10 homolog B-like isoform X1, translating to MSHLAGQIRRLYGSNKKALRPFHIFLTELKEDSLLYKECVRMNDGFLNYLMDVTDESWFHLFPTEDVIYLTPDANEALERVDEDKVYILGGLVDESIQKKISYKRAKELGVHTVRLPIDEYMVKKSNPKNFHSKILAINQVFEVLLAFCETKDWTTALASGIPPGKGYVVTSLMSSEVGQ from the exons ATGAGCCATCTTGCAGGTCAGATTAGGCGCCTTTATGGATCGAATAAAAAAGCTTTGCGGCCATTCCACATTTTCCTGACAGAATTGAAAGAGGACAGTCTGCTGTATAAAGAATGTGTTAGGATGAATGACGGCTTCCTGAATTATTTG ATGGATGTGACAGATGAGAGCTGGTTTCATCTGTTCCCCACTGAGGATGTGATATATTTAACCCCAGACGCAAATGAAG CTTTAGAACGTGTGGATGAAGATAAAGTGTATATTCTTGGTGGTTTAGTGGATGAAAGCATACAAAAG AAAATAAGTTACAAAAGAGCGAAAGAGCTTGGAGTCCACACAGTGAGACTGCCTATTGATGAATACATGGTGAAGAAGTCCAACCCCAAAAACTTCCACTCCAAAATTTTGGCAATCAACCAAG TGTTTGAGGTCTTGCTGGCTTTTTGTGAGACCAAAGATTGGACTACAGCTCTTGCTTCTGGTATCCCACCTGGAAAGGGTTACGTGGTGACTTCACTGATGTCCTCAGAGGTTGGACAATGA
- the LOC130560067 gene encoding tRNA methyltransferase 10 homolog B-like isoform X2 — protein MDVTDESWFHLFPTEDVIYLTPDANEALERVDEDKVYILGGLVDESIQKKISYKRAKELGVHTVRLPIDEYMVKKSNPKNFHSKILAINQVFEVLLAFCETKDWTTALASGIPPGKGYVVTSLMSSEVGQ, from the exons ATGGATGTGACAGATGAGAGCTGGTTTCATCTGTTCCCCACTGAGGATGTGATATATTTAACCCCAGACGCAAATGAAG CTTTAGAACGTGTGGATGAAGATAAAGTGTATATTCTTGGTGGTTTAGTGGATGAAAGCATACAAAAG AAAATAAGTTACAAAAGAGCGAAAGAGCTTGGAGTCCACACAGTGAGACTGCCTATTGATGAATACATGGTGAAGAAGTCCAACCCCAAAAACTTCCACTCCAAAATTTTGGCAATCAACCAAG TGTTTGAGGTCTTGCTGGCTTTTTGTGAGACCAAAGATTGGACTACAGCTCTTGCTTCTGGTATCCCACCTGGAAAGGGTTACGTGGTGACTTCACTGATGTCCTCAGAGGTTGGACAATGA